The Neodiprion pinetum isolate iyNeoPine1 chromosome 5, iyNeoPine1.2, whole genome shotgun sequence genome segment ggaaaagcTTCAACCGcattgttaataatttttttacgtctTGTTGTGTGTGTTGAAACTTGgatcgaaaaatgtaaaaattttcaaacgttaGTCGTTActatgtataaaaaagtttgggattttttttttttctaacctaagatgaaaaacaaaaaagctCCGTCACTCCATAGCTAAAACCACGTAGTTGATGtggatatttttgtttcttgattCGGACTAACCATATTtgcagaataattttttggtgaaaattttacacacacTCCTTGAGATGTACATGAAAacgttaagaaaaaattattaaatatttcatttgtgGTTTTTTCCGAAATGAATTCCCAAAAATTAGACTGTTTGGACACTGGTTACGGTAGAATAATCCCTTAATTCGTGGTGTtacacaaaaaagaaaagaaatttaacaCTTTTACCAAATGTGCTGATTAAGCATTGTTAACGGTATGTTTTGAATAAATGCGGTTTTATTTAATGACACGTATTCATTCCTtcacttctttttcttcgaattaaaaaaacattttgtcCGCCACAACGAATTTCCTCTCTGTGTGTAGATTTTGCGTCAAGCGTGATCTTAACTGAATCAAGCTTCttcgttttaatttcatctGAACTTTGGAACAGTAATAAGTTCTTATATTTCGAACCTGTGTTGATAAAAATCGATCTTCAAATTGAGATCACTATTCACCTAATCAAATGTTAGCTCAAGTATGGCATTAAGTCGAgtcatatacattatacattgaATGTTAACTTACATCAGTAGATCAAAATCCGAACGTACTTCTGCATTCAGCATTTAGAatcatgaaataaaaaaatatattttgcaaCTATgcttggttgaaaaaatgaccAACGTAACTGTGATTTGCAAGAAgtcataaataattttctccattACAAATAAGTggtatgaaaaacaaaacaaaaaaaaaaaaaaaactccactTTATATCAATTACAAttgagaagaaagaaatttgtttttctttgagaaatgaaaaaaaaacctttcaaTTAAGAGGAGAATGTGTGATTCGTTACAatttattaaatgaaaaacataaattgtaaaaaaacgCAATTCAATGTGACTCCTGTTGAGTTAGTAGGTAAGAAAAACTCGACTAACATGTTTTcctatgaaaattattttttatggtaACCCGTAGAGTAATAGATTGGAACACGCAATTTAATGAGAATTGAATTAGTGATATTCTGCACAGAATTCCTCCAAGGATGAGGTAATTCAATCCATTTCAGTTAGGCGACCGGTGGTACGCGACTAACTTTTAAAGACCGCATGAATACACGAATCTCGCTTGCGTATGAAAGCGTAATTATTTGTTATACCGGCAGGTAGGTATTTAAACGATGCCTCGTTACGCAGTCAACTGGAGAGCTTTAAATATTGAAGAATTAAAGCAGCTTCCTCCTAAACTTTCACCCAGCTCCCGAGGCTGCTATTATGCAAATTCTTGTTTTGATGCGCTGCGTCGATAAGCCGCACGgttaataacttttttttataagatagtcataaattttttaaactgtgTATTACCGTCGAAACTTCGAAGAGCTTCACCGGAATGTCTACTCTCCTTCCtttttaccccccccccccccccccccccgatgTCTGCcatttgtacaaaaaattttcgccaccCATGCTCTGAAACACTTATCGTatttaatttgttattttctcaGTGTTTTACCTTAATCGATATAAAATTTAGGGTATAAATATTCAAGACCGTTGCGTCTGCAAATACAAAATTCAGCGTTTCGTAGACTTCTAATGATCATTCTGAGAGCAAAGTTGTAgtagcctttttttttgtcagtcGATCATAGACGggcggtaattttttttttctgctttagAATCGATAAAAggtccgtttttttttttttttttttcttgccaaaTTAGTACTTCGGCAAGCCGTATTTTCGTAGCGATTATTTTGAAAGCAAAGTTCAGCCCGACGTTTTTTTCCTACGTAATTAGATTATCTAGTGGAAgtattggaaagaaaaaaaacaaaaaaaaatcgcgtgtGCGTTGGAAGAAAACCGtgaatatgtaaaaaaaattacaagagaAACAGTTCGACAGAACTTGGCCTTCACAATCATTGTAATTCCGAGGGTATGGCTAATTGCTACGGTCCGTTTCTGTAGATGCAGAAATCTTAAATGTCGTATGCAGGATCAGAATACTCAATAAGTATGGAGAACGAAGACTGAAAAATGATATCATACGATGAAACacaataattgattaaaaatcacGAATCTTCGACAATAATACGTGTATAGATACTTttaagagagagaaataaagagagagagagagagagagagagagagattcgGATATCTAGCAGGCTTACAAAATTTGAAGGAGATCGGTATAATTTAAATCTATGTGAGACTAGAAATTCCGAAAGTGTAATTTAACAGGAAAATCCTGATCAGATAATTAATCAAAAACCCACTAGATACGACGATTAACATGGAAACGGAAAAGAAACTGGGAAATCATTTTAaaccgtttaaataacacacaataatattaattattgatcTTCTTTCAATACATCGCGACTTCATTAAAACGCTCTATTctctaatatacatatattctaATCGTCAGTGTTTAATGTTTTATATTTCCGTCTATTTGTCGgtttttgttaaaattcaattatactTTCACTCTCTTGTAACTATCAAGCCAAGTTTAGTGGCTCGCAACGAGTAgggatatttaatttttatttttccacactTCTCTGGCATGAAATCATTAACAATcatagaaataaattattaatatatttttcaacaaactttGAACAACTTTTGCGCgttgttctttatttttcaaattattcgtttatttttataacctTGAAACCTGTATAAAACGTTACacattcaaaaataaaaaaatgacaatcaGTGTGCAACGAATAATAACTAATTTATCACGATTGATAACCGACAAATATCCGCTAGTGTGACACGAATAATCCCCTTTTGTAATTgtgattcaaaatttgattccTAATTGTTAAATTTGCTACTTTTATGCTCAAAAACATGAAAGTATCAAGCAACATTTTGTCAAGCCCATAGACGTCATTCGTCACACAGGCCGGTATACGACGGGGGACATTAATTGAGGAGCAAGCGCGTTATGACCTCAGCGCTTTCACCTTGTTTCGTGAATATGAGCTGTACCTACCGTCGGTATTGCGAAGCTCCTACGCCCCTCCATCAGGCTGGTCGTTTTTCTTCCTGCTTATGCGCCCGTCTTTacttattaaatttttccctTTCTTATCTTACCTTTAcgctctctctcttcctcccaCGCTCGCCGCTTTCTCACCGTCTCACCGACTCACCTCGTTCCTTtctcactattttttttttttttttttaaccgtttttatttcactccGTATTCTCGCACATCTTATTACACGCAGCGAGAAGAAACGGAAAAACTTAGCAGGCCTAGCAACCGACTGCTCATGCGCAAAACGGTCGGCCTCAGTTGGTCGGGAAGATCTCACCGCGGCAATATTCTCGTCCGCAAAACAGGGATGATAACTTAATCGAAACGAGACATGAGATGTCAAACTCTTCCGCGTTAGGAATAAAACTTTCCGGAGAATTTTCGAATCATGAGATTAACTGTTTGAGATCTACTCACCCGAACAAAGTTCCCATCCGCTACGTAACATGCGTCAGCCGCGTCTGACGGCTAAAGTTTGAGTTGGCGAGCCTGCTTGAAAAGATGAGAAGAGTTTGCGCATGCTCAGTCTTGACAAGCGCCTGCTAAGCCCCGCAATTTCCTCTCGGCTCACTTTGTATTTTCCTGAACAGGtaggtacacttggggacaataaATCTCCGAAGGCTcatttttacactagacagttacgttggcaacacagagaaacctgcagcgccacagtcggccgagcgcgaaacaaacttaATTCCAAtgaacgtaacataacccatgatcgtcgaatctaaccttagaatacgtgtcaatccaacaagtcatcaTCGCCGCGGTattttaaggttagattcgacggtcatggattatgttacgtttattgagattgagttagttttgcgctcggccgactgtggcgctgtaggtttatccgtgttgccaacgtaactgtctagtgtaaaaacgagccgtctcagattcattgtccccaattGTACATTATCTCTGGTTATTTTCTTATCATCAACGATTGCTGGATGAGCAGCGAAGGCTTCCCACGAACGAAGAATCACGGATACGCGGTGACGTGATCGGTAATGgcaaatttatcaaaaaccGCACCACAACCGCGGATACATGTGCGTTTGTGGCCTTTCACATACTTGCGGGCAGAGCGTTAAACTGCGCGGATTCGAAGCATGGCGGCTTCCGGCGAATCCTCCGCATCCGCATGCGGGCGGAAGTTGTGTCTCTCGACCGCGGCGAAAGGGATAATTCTGCACCGCTCGCACGGTGCTCAAACCATTATTCCGATTGGCTACAAGCCTCgtccgtatacatatatctatagcCGACTATCCACCGGGTAATTTGACGTACCAGCCAGCAATGCCACGATGTAATTGGATTGCCGATCATTTTCTAAAGCTTAATTAACGCAAACCGCCCTTCGCTCTGCATCCCCTGTTTCCAATCGTCGCTGCAGAATGTGCGCAGCAGTTTCGGTAGCGGTTTAACAACCGACCAGTTTCGACTACCGGTCGAATACCGTACGCTTTTGTCACTCAGAGATACGGCCTAGGCAGTAAATAATTCCTGAGTGGAAATTTATTCCCTCTCCTCACTCAAACTGAGGAAATTTCACCGTTCTTCACGCGAGCTCGTACAGCGATGAAAAATCCCGATAAACTCCCTGAAGATATGTAACAATGTCGTTCGATTTACGCACCTTCCAAACGCCTCGCCAATCTGATCTAGACCACGGTTACAAACCTCTTGCCTGATTCTTTCATTGGTCGCAGTTTTGCAATGGGCTCAAGATTGATCTTTGGAGAGATTTGACGACCACGCGAGAGTTTATGGAACAGCCGACGATTCAACGAGATCTGCAGGTATCCGTTAAAATCTGAACGAcaagaagaatgaaaacaaatttggtCTACAGTGTCAATCACTGATCCGGGTTCAGGGATTAGAGAGCTGGAAATTGGATACTGCTGTTTTCCAATCAAGCGCAGTGTTGCATTGATTTGTACTATTTTGCAACTGAAAATAGTTCTCTGCAGCCAATATACACCTACCTACATTTACACTCGCGTGTATAGCCATTCGATACGCGATTCAAGCAGCTGTAACAATTAAGCTATGCAACTGCGGCGCTTCGTAGTTGGACTGTAAACCGAAATGGCAGAACTGCTCTTTACCACTGATTATGGTACGGGTTACCATGTGGACAATGCTGCAATGCCGCCTTATTAACGACCCATGAAAAGTTGTCTGTCACCGTAACTCGTGACAAAATTAGCCTAGATTTGTTGCTAACttctgaaaaatgtataactgGTCAGAAACGGTACTAGCATTTGTGCCGACGTGGGTCCAAGTGACCCAATCTGTAGATTGTCCATATATGGACTTGTTTGTTAACGAAGTCTCGGTGCACGATCGGAGTTCTTGAAAATCTTGCTTCTCGACATTTTCTCCTTGTCACGAGTAAATTATGTTTACATATGTGTTTGTACAAGCGAAATTGAAAGGTGTTTCTCCGCTCTTCAAGAATCACCGCTGATTGCTCAAGACCTGCAAAACGTATGTAAATTGTTCGGGGCGCTCGGAGCGTCTGCGACCAAATAAAACTCGgaagtttgataaaaaaaatctttgtgcAAAGAAGGAATGAATAGTAAATGAGAaatgactgaaaaaattttccacgcaCATAATAGATGTGGGTTCCGAAAATTCACCACCGTAGGCAGATCTCGAGAGAATCtcatgaatatattttttcctcgaaCAGAAGGCACCGTGtataaaatcgatttttaccAACTTTAATTGTGTAGTACAGACTGGAGCAGAGTTTGCTAAAAtcgtgaaatgaattttatcttGTGATAcagtaaaattaattcaacaaCTATCCTGATTTACGTGAGTTGAGACTTGGGGAATGCGTAGAATAAAATGGTCAAAGCCGTATAATCCGCATGGTGAAGATATTCTTGGAGGATTCGTTATATTCTTTTCTTGAccattatttttacttttttttttacctaaaaAGCAGAACAAAAGTAGCATACGATTCTCTCTAAGACCTTTTTCCCCGCAAACCTACTTTTTTCCTGCTAATGAGTTTTCAGTTTGTCTGGTTTTCtcagttcgttttttttatcaatttcgaaCTACTTTTCTCcgtatttttataaacttgcAGTAATATTATAGTTTTGAGACCAATCAAATCACGACACTTACAGATGaacgaaatatttataatcattgaaaaaaaaaaaagtactccattcgtttatttgaaatatttgacatcttatacataatatttatcgTCTAATTTGTACATAGAGTAATTACAATTAgattgtattataattttgaaactcAATAGATTCTTCGAAAATTAAGCGAACGAGAATTTACGTATGTTTCGTAACAACATATTAGATACATATACTTCCATGAATTGATTTTATCTAacttaattttgaaaactatTTTTGTCTCGCCTTACTCAGGCAGTAAACCCATCCGCGGGAATAATCTTCGACTTTATTCCCGTTTTTCCGATTCACCTCCAGATTTAGCTTCATAAAGATGCtttatgaaattgaaaattgcgtCAATGAAGGCAGATTTAAAAAGACGCTACGTCATTGCAATGACAAGTCCTTTGAAGGTAGAGTAAAACGTTGTCAATTCTCTCGCGTGTCGTTAGAGTCCAATCGCCCCTCACACATGCTATGTAAGCAAGTCTATCCTACTACCGTGGCAAACGGGGTGCTTGCGCTGAGGAGGAAAGCACCACGTTCCCGGACATTCAAAGTGTGTCACGTTATAAGGCAAAGTTGCCTGTAGAGACCAAGGGGACCCGAAATTATTGGACTCGAACGACACGATACCAAAGAGCTCTGGAAGTACCAATGACGGAGCCAATTTTATGAATTGGTTTGAGTCAAGTTAAAGTGAGGAGATTGAAGCGACTGAATCGACAGTGCGATAAGACTGTccatctgaaaatttttgcatacCTGAATGGCTCGTACGTCGTCGATATCTAGCTTAAAGTTAGGGTCGTACCCCGTTATATACGGCCACATGGCAGCCGATTCGACGCTGCTGTAATGGATTCCAAGAGCATGACCGAACTCGTGGTCTGCTACTTGGAGTAAGTTGACACCGCGATGGCTGTCGATGGTCCATGTTTCAGCAGCGTCAAATTGATCCCAGCAAATACGTTCTGGACTATTTGACTGACCCAAGTCCACTCCAGGTCCGTCCAATTCGACGAAGCTGATATTAATGTCAGCCTGGAATTGTAAGGAACGTCAAGTTTCAGAAAATTAAACACGTCGTACTAATTTCTTATAAACTGACGAGACGTCCAATGGAAGATCATAAGAATCAAAACTTGAAATCGAGTCTCTCATGTGGTCTCAACAAACTGTTTATACCCTCCCGTCAGTTTTGGTGAAGTTCAGAAGCGTATGTTCAGCCCACAGATTAAAGGCCTTGCTGATTTCTCTATCGACTGCTTCAGGCTCAAGTCCTCGAAAGGGTTAGTTGAACATCTTCTAAGTCATATTCGTATGAGGCCACTTAGTACCTGAATAATACGAAACTTCAAGCTTATGGAGCATTCGTTGAATCTTCAATTTGCAATTCGTGAATGGGATAAGGTGAAACGTTGAACTATGAAGATAGTGCAATGGTCAGATTAGGACAAGAGACAATTGCATAGTTTGATAAAGTTCGTGAATGCCCACTCTGCATTTTCGTTGAACCATTTCAAAGAGACTCAAGTCTCTAGTGATGTCTTGATTGTTCACAATGTCTAACAAAATTTATTCTGAGGTGCGAAATAACGACGAAAGCAGGATTTGATAATATTTGTGACGTACCCAACAGACGATACTCCTTCCATTGGGCATTCCTGGCTACTCTATGCTTGTCACTGACGCTGCGCCTTGGAATGGAATCTGTCGAATTATTGCACCATCCATCTCGCCTGCGGATTGTCAATTATTCGAATATGTGAAATAGAATATGAGTATGCCATGGACATGTGAATCCATCTATTCTACTTCCGAATGACTCGCAAGTTGTTGTCTGCATTGTAAGAAGTATCCAATTGAATTACCATAATCTTATTGAAAGGTTTACTGAGATTTTTTGATAACCAACTTATTTACGGTTCGATCAAGTATAACGATAGAATAACTACCCACGACACAAATCAACTACACGAGTAGTCAAATATTCCTGCCATATTCCAGTATTAGGATTCCCGACATCACTTCTTTTAATACGTCGTCGAAACCACTGATAGTGGTAGATTACACATCCCaccaagaaaatttttttcagttgcCCTGATTTTATTTAACCTAAATTGCGGCGTACCATTCGTATGATTTAGCCCGCGAGTAATAAATATCGTCAATTGATCTGACTGATATATTTCTGACGTTAGTTTCGGAGTTGGATTGACGTTCACTCAACAATAAGATCGCGTTGTGAATTTCGATGGATCATGGCTGGGTCAACAATCAGGTGGGTGATACAAAATTGAAGCTGAAGAACCTAGTGCTATTCACCGAATCAAATGAAATATGcgaatgtaaattttgatttgcagtaaatttccaaaatttctaCGCACCGGTCACAGGAATCCCAATCCATCCATATTTGGAGACTGCATCAAAGGTGCATCTGCAATTGAgtaatttttacgttcgggCTGCTGCAGCATTGTGAAAAACTCAAGGCCCGAGTTACCTATGACGCATGTTTATATCACGTTCGTACAAACAACCAATTATGGGAGTTTCTTTGACGTCAACAGATTCAAAACGTCGTTACAATTTACAACGCATGGCGTGACTATTGTTCAAAGGGAAAATGAGTTTCCCGCGGGGACACACGCAGAGAAATCGCGTCATGCTGCTCGTGAAATCGGAGTTTATgggaaagagagaaacaaTCATTTGGTCCGTTTTTAGTTGGTTCTTCATTCCCGGCCCCGAGTTTGTACAAGTATGCACATGGGCAGGTATacttgttgatttttttccgctTTAATTGTCAATTTATTACCGCTGATAAAGTTGAGCTTTCCATTATAACGTTTGAACAAGCCCGCCTAGCTTGAAACTCAATTTAACTAATTCAGTAAACCTATAAGTAACGGCTTGACCTCTGTTGTCACGTTGACGATTTCCATTTTCACCAACTTCCTCACTTCTACGATAACGACGAAACGACCGACACGTGTCTTAGAATATTAATTGCGCAGTGAGCACAAGTAAAGGGTGGGGGTGGAAATCTCGAAAGATCGAACAATCGACTGGTCGAAGACccgaaattttcgagaaacgaattttaaaataagaatCCAAAAGTTCAGAAGCAACATATCCTGCAGACAGATTATTCGACTCAAAATCCGAGCCATTTAAAGTGGTAATTATAAATAACGTAGAAgacgcagcagcagcagcagcagcagcaagtCCTGCATTGTGCCACGTTAGAGATTGTAATCGGTAAATC includes the following:
- the LOC124218533 gene encoding 50 kDa hatching enzyme-like, yielding MRHRRDGWCNNSTDSIPRRSVSDKHRVARNAQWKEYRLLGLEPEAVDREISKAFNLWAEHTLLNFTKTDGRADINISFVELDGPGVDLGQSNSPERICWDQFDAAETWTIDSHRGVNLLQVADHEFGHALGIHYSSVESAAMWPYITGYDPNFKLDIDDVRAIQSSLVSCRSSPIISGPLGLYRQLCLIT